The window TCTCTCTTTTTCATCAGTTATCAGCTCAGAAATTGCAATTTTCGTAGCGTCTCTTCTGTTCTTGGAGCTTTTACGAAAATAAGTATGCTCCATCATTTCGTCTGCCATGATGTTGATTGCTTTTTCATCAAATGGGAAGTCAATAGTCATCATTAGGTCAAATATATAATTCCCATTTTCCATGAAAAAATTAACAGTTCCGGCTGTTTGAATTTCAATAGCTTTAATATCTTCTCCAAAATCAAATTTTCCTTCCCCGTAGGTATCTCCGGTTTTATCACTTAATGCGAAATAAGAACCGTATAACTCATGATCAAAAACTTTTTCTAATGCTGCATATATGTACTTATTGGTTTTATCATCGTAATACATAACACCTTCATCAACTGAAAAAATTTCTGCATCCGCGAATGCTTTTTTATAGCCCGTCCATAGGTTATAAACATAAGGAGAATCAGTTCCTACATACAATCCTGTATACAATTCTCTACCTTCACGACCAACAGGTTTGTTCAGACTGAAATAAACTGAATCAGGATTTATGCGATCGTGGTATGAAAACCAACCTGTCCGGAAATAGTCTTGTTTATGGGCAGGGAGTACAAATCCATCAAAATCGAGCTCTTTAACATTTCCATTAAGCTCTGCATAACCTCCAAATTTAAATTGAGGACTCAATCTGAAGTCCATAGAATCTGGTACTTTTGAACGGGCATAGGTTCGTCTTTCTTCATCTACCCGAATTTGGTAAAAGGATAATACTTGCTTGCTTTTATATTTATCAATGTAATCGTACTTACCATATCCGGTGTATTTATACTTACCGAAAACATTAATCAAGGCATCATATAATACATGATGGTAATTTATTGTATCAGCTTTTACAACTGCATTTTTTAACGATTGCATGAAAGCATCTCTTTCGATAGTTGCTAAACCCTGATCGGGATAAATTCGCGCATCTGCAACTGGAATATAGGGTATTTTCTCAGCATTGATGTAATACTTCTTTAAATCGTAGTTGGCAAAGGTTGATTGAAACTGCAGTGAATCCTGATCTTTTTTTGTTGATCTGAAATAACAGGCTTGCTCGCTCTGCATATCTGCTTTCGAAATAGCTATTCTATCTTCCAAATTATACCAAATGAAATGTTTCATTGAGGTAGTATACCTATTTAAAGGAAATAGAAGTTTACGATCTGACTTCGTACTTTCTCCATCCAGGATGTCAGTATCTACATCCAAATTAATTTTCGATGCAGGAGCAATGAAGGCATATAAATTGGGATCGTCACTGAATATACGAACAGTTGCTTTTTCAGATAATAAATTGTGTGGGGTAAATTCAAATAATTGGGATGAGATGGTTGAGTTTTTATAATCAAACACCCCTTTACTGGTTAATCGGGCAGGGGTCAACACCATGTTTCCACTAAACTCATAACCTTTCTCGTAAATTTTAAACGGTATTTGTTTCTTTTCAATAATCATGGTATCCGCATAGGCTAACCAACGTGTGAAAACTTCCCGACCTACAACTTTCGGATATTTCCCCATAGCATTGTGTTCCAAATCGAATGTATTGCTGTGCGATCGAACGGAATCAAAAAAGTAAATAAAATCTTCTGACTGAGTAATTGAAGTTAGATATTCTATTTTTCCATTACCCCGAAGTCCTTTGTTACTCAGATTAATTCGTTGGTCACCTTCTCCTTTTGGTGCTCCTTCCGCAACATAAAGTGGGAAATGGTCTGTTTTTGAAAATCCTAACGACAAGTCTTCTTGTGGAACAAGTTTGTAATCAAATACGGGCAGAATATCTCCGGAATAAAATGTGCCTTCAAATTCAAGCCCCTTCATTTTAAACTTATCTAAACTGTCAATAATAAATGGCTTAATATCAAAATAAAATCTGTCGCGGGAGTAGTGTCCACCCAGAATCTCTTTTTTGTCGTAATAAACATATGAATTCTTGGTACACTCAAATATTGGGTATTCAGGGTAATTTTTTCGGCCAGATTTATTTTTGGGATTATCGACATATAAATATCCACTTACGTCTTGCAAAACACTCTGGATTTGTGCGATAAGGTTAGGCTGATTCTCGTCAATACGAACATACATCCGCACTGAATCAATGTTTGTCAAGTTGAATTTAAAGTTCTCATAATCGAAATAAAAATCATTTCCAAAGAACTCAAAAAGCCCTCCTCTGATATAGCCATCAAATTCGAAATTTCGACTATCCTTCATGGTTACTTTCTGTTGACGAGGTACAATATGTACCCTATGTGTATCACTAAGCAGTACAAGACGAATTCCTTCCAAATCTAAATTGCCACTTTCAAGACTGAATACAGCATTGCTCTTTTTGATAGTAGATTCAAAACGAAGCATGTCGTAGTCCATTTTATTTGCCTCGGCATTAACATACAGGAATGTTTTATCACGTACTGTAACTATATCATTGATATTATCAAAAATGATATATCCATCCATCGTTAGGGTAATAAGTAGTGCTTCAACATTTTCGGGTCGCACACCCATGTAGTTAGCAAAATCATATTTAGAAAACACATTGGTATCCAGTCGCAAGCACAATTCCTTAATTTTATTTAAGGGATGAAATGTTAATACACTTTTAGTTTTATTGTATTGAGCCATGGTGAAAAATGACTCAGAAGTAAACATAGCAGATCCTTCACTTCCATAAAACATCCTGAAATCCATTTTGGGATTATCAATTGTCCAATCCAATTGATCAAATTCCATTTCCAATTTGTGGTAGGTGTCGTACATCGGACTTCGGTACATTCCATTATCTCCCCGGGTCAGTATTAATTTTCTCGTTTTAATGGAATAGTTAAAAATTATTTTTGGATGATAAATAGAATCTTCACCATAATAAATAGTTGTTCTGGCATTGCTGGCTACTATTTTGTCAGGAGTAATCATAAATGCATCCGACTCAGCTTTAAGGGTTGGCTGCCCTTTATACGTAATCAAAACCCGGGCTTTCACTACAGGTTCTCCTTCTACTTCCATGCTGCTTGAACCCATCATGTTCAATCCTTCTTGTGTAAATCCACCTATGTAAAGAACATTCTTGGATAGCTTATCCAAAATATAAACAGCTCTATAGGATCTGAACTTAGGATATTTTGCTTTTTTACCTAAATGAGTTGTATTTGCTTTTTCAGTTAATCGGCCAACTAGCTGTTTTGAAAAATAGTTTTTATTCCAAAATGTAACAGAATCGACTTCCAACTCTGCTTTTCGTACATCAATTTTATAGGCATCGAACTTACAATGAACCCTTGTTGAATCCAACTCAACTCTCTGCCAATCAACAATACCTTTTGTACCGCTCCATTTATACAATAATGGCAAATAAGTACCCATGGTGTTGTATATAACAAGCGAGTCTTCACGTGTAGTGCATATTAATGTAATTGGCTCATTAACAATAATCTTGGGTTGTTTTTCATAAACAATGTTGTAATTGGTGGTGCCTAAATACCATGTTTTTGATTTCGCGTCATAGATAGCATTTTTAGTAAATAACGCCATCATGGTCGTATTAAATTCCTTTATATTTCGTTTTGATTTTTCAAGATGCTGGCTATAAACAGAGTTCCATTCTCTGAATTTACCAATATCAATATTGTTTTTTTTATATGCATTAACAAGTTCCAGATAGGTTTCAAAATAGGGCAGAGGCTTAAAGTGTTTTTTAAGCATCAAATTACACGTTTCAACAATGCGTAAAAATTCTTCAGGATTAAGTTCTTCTAACTTCACATAATTGACGAATTCATCAACAATCAGATTTGTTTTTTCGACCTTTATTCCCTTGTAAAATCGTTTGATTTCATCTTGAAATTCTTCTGGATCTTTTGAAAATTTATAAACCTGTGAGAAGGCTGAAAATGACAGGCTAAAAATGACAAAAAAAACGATGAATCTATATGATATACGCATTCTATTTCCTTTTTCGGCAGGCGAGTCCTACCCAATTATTCTTTTCTAACTTCTTTTCGATAAAGATATTATACTTCTCATAATTATCTTGAATTAATTTCAAATCTTCTGTATAAAAACCACTTAAAAAAAGAAGTCCATTTTGTTTAAGCTTTTTACTAATAGACTCAACATTATTTAAAAGTGTGTTTCGATTGATGTTGGCAAGTATACAATCAAAATTTGTTTCGGGCACATCCTCAATTGACAGTAAGCGAGATTTGATATGCTTACAGCCGTTAATCTCTGCATTTTTTGTAGTGATTTCAATAGATTCTTCTTCAATATCTATAGCCATGATACTGGATGCTCCCTTGAAATCGGCTAATATGGATAAAATTCCGGTACCACAACCAAAATCAAGGATTTTGTAATTGCTTAAATCACTGCCTTCCATCAGGGTAAATATCAATTCGGTTGTTGCATGATGCCCGGTGCCAAATGCCATGTCGGGCATAATTGTAAAATTAACCAAATCCTTTTTTACCTCATGAAAGGGTGCTCGAATAAAATACTTCTTGGCCAAAACAATAGGTGAATAATTGCTTTCCCATTCTTTATTCCAATTTATTTTTGGTTGTTCGGCATGAGTGAAAGAAACTTGAGGGTAATTTTTAAGCAAGTTTTTAATGGATGAGTTAATATGTTGTTTGTTGAACTCATCAGCTAAGAAATAGGCTGAAAAGCCATCCTCATGTTCCCAGAAAGAAACATGCTCAAATTGATTGAACTCAAATATCAAAAGCTCTTTGCTATCTTCAGGACATTTTACTTTTACTTCAATATAAGTCATCCAACAGCGTTTATGATGGTGTTGAAATCCTGTGGTTTTAATGATGCTCCACCAACCAAACCTCCATCAATATCAGCTTGTCCGAATATTTCTTTAGCATTGGCAGCATTGACACTGCCTCCATATAATATGCGAATTGACTCACTTACTTCTTTACCGTATGTAGTTTCAATCAATGATCTGATGAAAGCATGTATTTCCTGAGCTTGTGCAGGACTAGCTGTTTTGCCAGTTCCTATGGCCCAAACAGGTTCATATGCTATAATAATTTCCTGAATCGAGTCGATAGGCAAACTGAAAAGTCCTTTTTTAATTTGTTCTTCAATTACGTCAAAGTGCTTTTGATCTTCTCTTTCATCAAGAGTTTCACCACAACAATAAATAGGAGTTAGCTCATTGTCCAGTGCCAGCTTGACTTTGCTTGCTAAAACTTCATTGCTTTCCTTGGCATATTGTCTTCGTTCTGAATGTCCGACCAAAACATATTTACAGCCAATACTTCGAATCATATTTGCGGAAATCTCTCCTGTAAAAGCTCCTTTTTCTTCATGATGAAGATTTTGAGCTCCTAATTTTATACAGCAATTGGTCAATTCAGTAGCAAACTGACTTAAATGAGTATAGGGAGGGAAAATGATGATATCTGAGTTTTTTGAAAACGTACAATTATGTAGTTCTTTCAGTTCTTTGATCAGATTTATGCCTTGAGCAACAGTCGTATTCATTTTCCAGTTGCCTGCAACAATAAGTTTCCTCATGATTAAAAATTAATGGATTTAAATAAAGGCTCAAAGACTTAATGTCTGAACTCTTTCGTTTGATCAAAGATATGGGTTAATATTTTTTTATCCATATCGGATAGCAATAGATTGCGCCTGCTCATAACCAATTCCATGGTTCGGAAGGCTTTGTCAATTCGATAAGTTGTTATTCCATTTGCACCACCCCAGGCAAAAGATGGGATGATGGTTCGGGGAAAACCTGCCCCAAAAATATTGGCACTTACACCCACAACAGTACCGGTGTTAAACATCGTATTTATTCCGCATTTCGAATGATCTCCCATAAAAAGACCGCAAAACTGTGATTCAGAATCAATGAAAGATTTACTTCCATAATTCCATATTTTCACGTTTTCGTAGTTATTTTTTAAGTTTGAATTGTTGGAATCAGCTCCAATATTGCACCATTCTCCAATAACAGAATTTCCGAGGAAACCATCGTGAGCTTTACTTGAGTAGCCCCAGAAAACAGCATTGTTAATTTCACCACCTACTTTGCAATGGGGTCCAATGGTTGTTCCGGGATAAATTTTGGCTCCTAATTTAAGTTGTGAATGCTCGCATATTGCAAATGGACCCTGAATAAGTGAGCCTTCCATGACCACCGCATCTTCTCCAATGAAAATAGGACCTTTAGTTGTATTTAGCGTTGCACATTCTATATTGGCATTGGGTGCAATGAAAACAGGATAGTCACCAATCAGTTGATTAGTTGAACTTAGCTCCTGTGATTTTTTCCCTTTGGTAATTAAGGCAAAATCAGCTTCAATTTGTTGGCTGTTTTTTTGAAATATATGCCATGGATATTTGATAAAGTCCAGCTGAGAATCACAAGCAACTACTTCGTATTCACCAAATTCTTCCTGATCAAAACTTTCAACATCTTTCGTACAAATAGCTACCCATTCGTTATCATTCTTGAGTATTTGTCCGCTTTCTAATTGTTTAATTTGCTCGACTATGGCTGATGTGGGGATTATAACGGAGTTTATCAATACATTTTCATCACTCAGCTTGCAGCTATATTTTTCAGAAAGATATTCTTCTGTTATAACAGAACATGCCTCTTCTAAAAGCAATTCCCATTTATCTTTTAAGGTAAGTATCCCAACTCGTAAGTCTGATATAGGGCGGGTGAATGTAAACGGTAATAAATTGGTCCAGTTTTCTGGAATATCATTTAAAATATAATTTGCCATAACCATAAAATAAAAAAGCTCCTTTCGTTATACAAAAGAAGCCTAAATTATTGATAATCGGAAAATTATTATTTCTTATCTTCTGCTTTTTTATACTTGTTGAAGAATTTTTCAACACGTCCGGCAGTATCAACAAATACTTTCTTACCTGTAAAGAATGGGTGAGATGTATTACTAATTTCAAGCTTATAAAAAGGATACTCCTTACCATCTGTCCATGTGGTTGTTTCTCTTGTTTCAACACAAGCGCGTGTTAAAAACGACTTTCCATTAGACATATCCTGAAACACAACAAATCTATAATTCTTTGGATGAATATCTTTTTTCATTTTAAATCTTTTTTAAGGACTGCAAAGGTAAAACAATGATTTTAAATACACAAAGCAAAATAGCTTTAAAATTTGATAAGCTTGGGTTTCGGTGTAAGGTGTTGATAAACAATCAGTAGGAATCTGTTTAAATAATACGATCAAAGATATTATTTTCATTCCATTAATTGATAACTTTGTTTTTAGTCGAAATATTCCTTGTAAACAATCAAGGCTGTTATTAATTATCTATAAATCAAATCAAAATGAAAAAAGTTATTTTTAGTCTTATCGCATTTGTACTCATGGCAGGTCCGCTTTTATCTCAGGAAGAAGAAGTTATTGAAGAGGTTGTCGAAATGCTTAAACCAACTCCTGCAGGAATCACGGCAGATCTGGTTATTCAAAACTATATTGCTGCTATTGGTGGTGAAAAGAAAATGTTGAAAATGAAAAGCTTGACCATGTATGCTCATACTACGATACAAGGAACAGAGCTCATGTTCACCTTTCATCGAATGGATCCAGGTAAATATTATATGGAAATGGGTACAGCTGACATGACCTATCAGAAACAAATTTGCGATGGAGAAAAGGCGAAAATAGTTGCTATGGGTAATGAAACCGAAATTACCGGTTCCGATTTGGAAGCAGTAAAATATGAAGGTGCTATTAATAAGGAATTACGCTATAAAGAACTTGGTGTAACCTACAAATTATTGGGAGTAGAAGAATTGAATGGCAAAGATGCCTATTTTATGGAATTTACCATCCCTGGTGGTTCAATACAAAATGAATATTTTGATATCGAATCTGCTTTAAAAGTAAGAACAACTAGTACGATTTCTGCACCAGAAGGTGATTTTATGTCAATTATTGATTACAGCAATTACAAAGCTGTTAAAGGTGTACTTTTCCCTTTTGCTATCAAACAATCTGTTGCCGGACAAGAAATTGACCTTACGGTATCATCTATTATTCTTAATAAAGTAGATGCATCGGTGTTTGAGATAAAATAGAAAATGATTATTGGCTATAGTACCACATATAAAAACTGTCTCCTATAAATCAATTTGTTGCCTTCCCTAAAGCCTGCCCGACAATGTTCAGGCAGGGTTGCAAATTGATTTTTTCACCACCCTTTAGGGATGGGGCAAAGAGGAAAAATCGATAATTGATGTGGTACAAATATGGATTTACAAAAAATAGATATGCAAATTGCGAAAAAACAACTGGAGCAAATTCAGGAAATTATTGCAGGCGATAAATGCTTTTTAAGGGAAATATTTCATCCGGATAGAGATGATGTTCCTACCAAGCATAGCTTGGCACATGCCTACATTGAAGCTGGAGGAGCCACTTTGGATCATTATATTGAACAATCAGAAACATACTATATAATTAATGGTTCTGCCATTATGCATATCGATCAGGAAACTTTTGATATTCACGCTGGCAGTTCATTTATTGTACCTCCAAAAAGTCATCAATGGATTGAAAATAGGGGTGATGATAAACTTGAGTTTTTGGTGATAGTTGATCCTCCCTGGCAAAAGGAAGATGAAGTGGTAATTACTTAAATTTTGGATTTCGAATATTTGATATTGGATTGCTAAATGTCACTCACCTCTTTTAGTTCACAAGGCTTTTGCGAATAATAGAACAATTGAACATCGAATAATAGAACAATTGAACAAGATAACAATTGAACAGGAGAACAATTGAACAGTTGAATAACGAATAATCGAACAATCGAACAGTAGAATAACGAATTGCAACCTGTAACTTTCAACTTTCAATTTTCATCTTTCTCCTCATATTATCCAATATAATAGCTGTAGCAACAGACGCATTTAGCGATTCGGCTTCACCAAATTTTGGAATGCTGATTTTTTGCTTGATCAAAGGCTGTAGTTCTTTCTGAATACCGTTTGATTCATTCCCAATAAGCAGGAATGCAGGTTTCTGGAAATTGCATGTATGCACCGATTCTCCTTGAAGAAAAGCCCCATAAGAGTTTCTATCAGAATTAGATGCAAGGATTTCCTGCAGGTTTTCATATGCATGCTGAATTCTTAAAAAACTCCCCATGCTTGCTTGAATAACCTTTGGATTGTAAATATCTGCACAATCTTCGGAGCAAATAATTGTATCAATTCCATACCAGTCAGCAATGCGAATAATGGTACCCATATTCCCTGGATCGCGAATGGAATCAAGCATGATGATGAGGTTAGAATTAAGGTTTATATCTTGTTCTGGCATGTGCACTACGGCCAATACTTTATTTGCGGTTCGAAGATTACTAATCTTTTTTAATTCTTTTTCATCGACTTCAACGATTTCTTGAATGTGTGTATTATGCAATTTGCCGGAATTATCTGCAAGCCAATCGGCTACTCCAAAAATTGAATGAATTTTATATGCTGAAAATAAAATTTCATTAACTATTTTTACACCTTCTGCTAGAAACAATTTATTTTTCTTTCGGTATTTTTTTTGTGTTAATGACTGTATAAGTTTCTGCTGTGCATTTGAAATCATTAATGATCTATTTAAAAGTTGCATTCAAAATTAGTTTTTTGTTTGCATTATTTTTGTCTTTTCAGGCCTGTACTTTCAATAAATTAGTTCCAACGGACAGTCTTTTGTTAAAAAAGGCAACTATTGAAAATGCACCAAGCGATGAAAAAAGTGAGCTGAATGCCCTTGCCAATCAAAATCCAAGGCAAAGAGGTTTTGGGATAACAGATCCATTTCTGTGGATTTATATGAAACAAGATCTTAAAGATTCGAACTTTATCAATAATTCCATTAAAAAGCTATTTGGCGAAGAGCCTATGTTTTTAGATACATCGCTGATTATCGAGTCTCAGCTTCAAATGCAAGACTATTTACTCAATAAAGGATATTTTAGGAATTCGATTAGTTACGATATAGCGAAAAAAAGGTATCGATTATTCCCTTCCTGGCAAAAAAAAGCATTTGTAAAATATGATATTAATCCAGGAAATCCTTATTTGATTCAAGATGTGGATTATTATGTAGCGGATAAAAATATATATGATTTACTGGATAGATCGTTTGCTAAATCCTTTATTATTAGCGGAAATAAATACGATAGTAAAAGTTTGATTCGAGAAAGAAGTAGAATTGCTGAAGTACTTAATAATGAAGGTTACTATAAATTCAGTAAGTATTTTATATATTTTGAAGTGGATACGACCTTCGGCAATAAAAGTGAAGTAAATGTTCAGGTCTTTGTTCAAAATCCTTCTGATTCCTCTGTTCATAAGCGTTACATCATCAATAATATTTCCATCGAACCGGGCTATAGTATAATGGACTCCAGTGTAAAAGATACCACATACGAGTTAGGCTATCGTTTTATTGGCAGTAACTTCAATTTAAAACCTTCTGTGTTTTTAAGGAATCTTGAGTTCAGAAAAAGTGATTTTTACAGCATTTACAAAGTAAAACAAACAATCAATAAGCTTTCAGAACTTCAAGTCTATAAATTCA of the Bacteroidota bacterium genome contains:
- the prmA gene encoding 50S ribosomal protein L11 methyltransferase, giving the protein MTYIEVKVKCPEDSKELLIFEFNQFEHVSFWEHEDGFSAYFLADEFNKQHINSSIKNLLKNYPQVSFTHAEQPKINWNKEWESNYSPIVLAKKYFIRAPFHEVKKDLVNFTIMPDMAFGTGHHATTELIFTLMEGSDLSNYKILDFGCGTGILSILADFKGASSIMAIDIEEESIEITTKNAEINGCKHIKSRLLSIEDVPETNFDCILANINRNTLLNNVESISKKLKQNGLLFLSGFYTEDLKLIQDNYEKYNIFIEKKLEKNNWVGLACRKRK
- a CDS encoding triose-phosphate isomerase, translated to MRKLIVAGNWKMNTTVAQGINLIKELKELHNCTFSKNSDIIIFPPYTHLSQFATELTNCCIKLGAQNLHHEEKGAFTGEISANMIRSIGCKYVLVGHSERRQYAKESNEVLASKVKLALDNELTPIYCCGETLDEREDQKHFDVIEEQIKKGLFSLPIDSIQEIIIAYEPVWAIGTGKTASPAQAQEIHAFIRSLIETTYGKEVSESIRILYGGSVNAANAKEIFGQADIDGGLVGGASLKPQDFNTIINAVG
- a CDS encoding glucose-1-phosphate thymidylyltransferase; its protein translation is MANYILNDIPENWTNLLPFTFTRPISDLRVGILTLKDKWELLLEEACSVITEEYLSEKYSCKLSDENVLINSVIIPTSAIVEQIKQLESGQILKNDNEWVAICTKDVESFDQEEFGEYEVVACDSQLDFIKYPWHIFQKNSQQIEADFALITKGKKSQELSSTNQLIGDYPVFIAPNANIECATLNTTKGPIFIGEDAVVMEGSLIQGPFAICEHSQLKLGAKIYPGTTIGPHCKVGGEINNAVFWGYSSKAHDGFLGNSVIGEWCNIGADSNNSNLKNNYENVKIWNYGSKSFIDSESQFCGLFMGDHSKCGINTMFNTGTVVGVSANIFGAGFPRTIIPSFAWGGANGITTYRIDKAFRTMELVMSRRNLLLSDMDKKILTHIFDQTKEFRH
- a CDS encoding type B 50S ribosomal protein L31, whose protein sequence is MKKDIHPKNYRFVVFQDMSNGKSFLTRACVETRETTTWTDGKEYPFYKLEISNTSHPFFTGKKVFVDTAGRVEKFFNKYKKAEDKK
- a CDS encoding cupin domain-containing protein; its protein translation is MQIAKKQLEQIQEIIAGDKCFLREIFHPDRDDVPTKHSLAHAYIEAGGATLDHYIEQSETYYIINGSAIMHIDQETFDIHAGSSFIVPPKSHQWIENRGDDKLEFLVIVDPPWQKEDEVVIT
- a CDS encoding RNA methyltransferase, producing the protein MISNAQQKLIQSLTQKKYRKKNKLFLAEGVKIVNEILFSAYKIHSIFGVADWLADNSGKLHNTHIQEIVEVDEKELKKISNLRTANKVLAVVHMPEQDINLNSNLIIMLDSIRDPGNMGTIIRIADWYGIDTIICSEDCADIYNPKVIQASMGSFLRIQHAYENLQEILASNSDRNSYGAFLQGESVHTCNFQKPAFLLIGNESNGIQKELQPLIKQKISIPKFGEAESLNASVATAIILDNMRRKMKIES